The following DNA comes from Magnolia sinica isolate HGM2019 chromosome 18, MsV1, whole genome shotgun sequence.
tATATGatgcttgggttttttttttttttttcctcattggCAGTAGTGGTATATTTACTGGTATAttgtatttcaaatttttttttttttttgaaacaaggGACTTCTTGAAcggataaatatttcaaaataaaatgaagaaagagaaggCAATAAACATTTTGCAAACATATAAGATGTATATCgtattccaattttatttttatttttttaaatgaagatGGATGGATTGACGGAGGAAACTGTTGATTGGCTTCCCTCTAGCATGTCTAGCTTCGCCCAATTTGAACTTGTATCTTTTcttaattcaagaaaaaagaagagaggatGGTAAGTGACTGACCGTTTATGTGGAGGTGCAGTTCTTGAACCTCCCCCATGGAGCTGTAGAGAGATAGACAGAGAGATTATGTAGAAAGAGAATGAGATCAAAGAAGGTAAGAGGGGGATGGAGGGAGGGAGGCCATTTATAAGCTTATTTAGTTCGAGATTTATAAGTTCTTTTTCCCTTTGCTAACAGTAGGAGGGAGTGTTCTTTGATGTGATCTTTTGATTTGTGAGTGTGCATTCTTGTggtttcctttattattattattaatttttttttttttttttgagaaagtcTCTTTGGATGACCCAATCTTTCCTTTATTTGACCTTGTTTTctgtaaccatccattttccaagcctgGGGTCGTTACAATGGCATAGAAaaggtgattctttagaatcttAAGCAATCCATGGTAGGATCTAACAAAAAGATCAATCAAATGATCGATTTGACCTATTTTAATgtgaatgatctggaccgtccacattAAAagctattgatcaaatggttgtATTTGTTAAATTTGTGTGATGTTTGCATGAAATGTAtgctggacctaatgaacaggctggatcaatggattggattaagTGTCCCAATTCAACTAGGAGGACTATAACAGACAGTGCTCTGAGATCACTGGAATaccaatggtttagatcaatgagCCATTGGACCACTAATACAACAGAAAACCCAAACAGCACAGTATAACACCTCTGTCATTTATGGGAAGAGTTCTTTAGTGAGGTAaccaccatttatttatttattatttttttgtatactATACTAGGAATAGGGACAAATGACCCCTGTTGATTGCATCCATTTATCAGGTGGTGATGGGCCACGGTTTTCTAAATGGGGAAAGCTAACGTCCCCACCTTCGTATGACATTAGCAATTTACAGAAATTTCTCCACAGAAGCTGCCCCATCTCCCCCTTTTCCATATTTTAAGGCAGTGGTGAATCAATCGAGGGGATCCTCACGTCATAGATGGGGGCGTATGGCACACGTGTCAGAGATCCAGGCCGTTATCAGGTAAGATACACTGTAAGCATGCCATCGACCTAACGTTGATCAGGCAGGTGCACTTTTATAGAAAAAGTGGGCTATTAAAAGAAAATGTCCAAAATCACATACGTGTGCGTATCATTTGATGAGTGTCCTACCGTCAATTTTCGTACATTCCATGTCCTCATTTTGCACTACCAGTATACATTTATGGTACGCTTATTAaattatctgactatcagattggtggacattgatTAGACGGTTATAATGAAAAATAATGGTTAGAATATATCCAGGAATCATAGGTTAGAGTTGTTCAATCAATCCGATCTGTAACTTAACGACACAATTTAATCGGTTTCATTTGAGTTAATGAATTccacgtgtaccatttctaagtgcatgtataTCAAGCGTCGtgcacagccagagtatcaaatacctcTCAAAATAAAAAGGAAGCGATTCCCTGCAATGTCCACCCAGTAGAGATGGCGGTCAGAACCGtttcatttttgtcattttctcaTGAAGGCCGGTGGATGTGCGCAGTACGCACCTTTGCTTCAAGGAGGAACCTTTCATGTAATCGGTCATTACCCATCGCTTTCTCAGCAACTGTTACTAGGATATTGTAATCCTATGAAAACTACTCTCGAATGAAGCTTTACACGCAGCACACGTGCCAACCATAAGGGTGGGACGAAATCTGAGCCATCCatatggtgggtctcaccataatGGTGACCTGGCACGAAAATCAGGAAATCAGATGTCCTGCAAACAGTGCTCCTGACCCTTCATTAGGCTGCCCCACGAACAGACGGTTAAGATAGAAAATACAGTGAGGGTCCGCGTTCAACCAAAAGCGACCAGTTTTTAGTAGCTAGTATTTTccgttcttgggaatttttactTCTTTCATGACAATCCCACGCGTGACAAGATGGTACGTGCACTTTTTAAGGCACATTCAAGCCTTTTCTACTCGGTCTATCACCCTCGACGTCTTTCTTGGCAGGAGATGTGTtatgttgatccaaaccgtccattcacatGGGCCAACCATGTGAAGTTCATAAATCAAAATTCACGGTGAtccgacaatcctaaccatttacaAAATTTAGGTACAACTATATCCTAAAATACAGTCAACGATTGCTACCTGGTTAGGATTGTCGGTTCATCACGCTTAttatgaatgaatggttcagatcatcatacacCATGACAGGGAGGATTCGTCTTACCAGATGGACCGTATCGGGGTGGGCCATGCTCGAGCCcagaaaatcaaaatttgaataggCCAGGCCCGAACGGTTCAAAATCGGGCCGCAGAATAGTTTTGAAATTGTATTCCTGACACGTAGGCAAGTATGTAACTGGGACAAGGCGctgataatgatgattatgatgacgATGACGGTAGTGGGCGAGATCGACCCGTGGATCAACGGTGGACCTGCGTCTGAGGCTGATTTGGGCCAATCTTAGTGGGTAGTGGGTCAGGCTCAGGAAACAGAAAATGGCCTAgttaatgggttgggcttgggtcgaACCACACCCAACCTGCATCGCccatatatgttatcaatgggctGGGACAGATGACCCGACAGTCGGCGTAGAATGGGGTTTTAGATTACGAATTTTTAAGTGGGTTGCGTCTTACAGCATGCTAATGGTTCATGGGCCTGTTCGAGCCAATTCTAGGCCCATTCAGTAAATGGGTTAGGCCTGGGCTGAACCGGAACCCACCCAAACCTGTTGCCATCCACCCCTGCTGTTACATCCATCTAGACCGTTAATCACGCTCACCCCCACCCTGGATTACCATGGGCTGCAGATTAGTCTGAGGATAAAACCAATGATTTTGACATTTCCATACATAAAACTTCAAACATACTttagttcaacttaaacaagCCACTTTAAGCCCATATGCTATTACTAAGCTGTCCATCTACACACCACCATGGAATATGAACGTGACATCAAAGCCACCCATCAGCACGTGTGCCCCACCGTATAGATTCCCCAGCCCCTCTAATAATCAGTCTGGTCAACTcttcagatgggccacagtttatgaaacaaatggatgcctaatgggaaaaaaagaagaaggtttttatttattttttatttttgcttacaTTTTTGCATACAACCGACTGTATTTTGGGCCATcgactaaaaaattaaaaattaaaaaccatTTCTAAGTAAATATGGgtagttttggttttttttttttttttctgaaatactGTTCTTCGCGTGTATAGCCAGACAACGGAAGGCGTCTAGACATCTAACGGCACAAAAAGTAGTCGGGTTACTTTAAATATCTAaagtgggtgtttttttttttttttttttgtcgataGCCCTAACTACAAGCGGTTGTATGAAATCCAAAACAAACTCCACCCAGTTTTTTAAAGCAGTCCAAttgtttctaacattgtggcccacctagagactgagtccacctgaaatttgggtcTAATGCAGCTAGACTAAGAGACCCATCTGATGTAAGGCTAGGATATCATCAACCATTTTAATGCAAATCTCTCTCAAGCAGTAGCAACATCAGAGACTTCACTCACATCAGCCGTTGTAGTCTTCTTAGACTCGCAATCATCAAGATAATGCTGATAGATGTATGATAGAAATCCCCAAACAGCCATCAGCAAAGATACAACCTTCACCCCATCCATCTTGTCTTGGAAGAACACCACAGCAAGGACTGGTACAATTGGCAATCCCACGGCCCCAATCACATTTGTAAAGAGTGAGGAAACTTCAAAGATCAGGCCCACCATTCCCACATTACTAACCTGCCAAGCCACAGCCGCCCAAACCAAGGTCATCACATAGACCACCCTTCCCTTATCAAACCCAACCATCTCCCCCTCCAGCCGCCTCCATCCACCACTCGCAAAGAGGCCGATCACGGCCACACAGGAAGTGACAGCCGACGTGTAGAACTGAATCTCAAGCACCACATCAAACCTCTCCTTCTTGAGGACCTTCTCTAGTGAGAACTGCGTGAGGGACAGCCTGAGTGCTAAGCCGGCAGACGCACCCACAGTACATAGGAAGCCGATCACATGGTTTGCAGCAGACACCTCCTTGGAACCCTTGGAATCGGAGCGTATCGCCAGGAGAGATGCAGAGAAGGTGAGAATGACTATGGAATTGAAAATGAGGGGAGTGAATTTCTGTGAATTGAACAAGTAAGAGAAGACAGCATTGAAGGCGAGCTGGGTCGTGCAAATGAGTGAGTAGGTGGAGACTGGGAGATAAAAGAGTCCATATGAGTACATTACATTATCGCCTGCCATTAGTAGGCCGAGAGAAATATAGACGAATGCAAGGGTGGAAAAGGAAGGTGGCGGTCTCGCTGTGGTTGTTGCCATTGTCGtccttcttgttgttgttgttgtggaagGAATGTTAAGGAAGCGATAGAGTAAGAGGGGGATGAGGAGGATTGGGAAGGCTGCAGCTGAGACGAGAGTGGCTACCCATATGCTATTTCCACCTTCGTGGTAGTAGAATCTTCCGAGGAGAGTGCCGGTGGTTTGGCCGGAGAGGATGAATGTGATGCTGAGAGTTACCTTGAGCCACCATGACCAGTGTTGGAGTCTTGTGTGGGGTTGTTTGGTGATGGAAGTTGCATGTTTGGAGGATTCTTGTTCTTGGACTTCTTTAAGGGTGGATAAAACAAACGGAGGAGAGGATTAGTATGTTGGCAATCAAAGATATTAATAGTTGATGATGATGGGCCCACTTGTATTAGTGTCCAAATGATCCAGACTTTCATGTGGATGGAGAGAAATATCAGATCATGCAAATTGTGACCTTCGAGGGTGCGGATTAGCTGCGGTCAGCCCTCACCCAACATCATGCGGTCAGGAAAATCAggagtgtcaatgggccgggcttgggcctgaaaattagaaaatagaataaAGCCGGCACGAAGGTGTTCAAAATTTGGGCCCATACCTATTTCaggcccagcccgttgacagcccttgGAAAATCCAAACTCTTCCATGGTTGCGTGGTACGTGATCTATCAGGGATAGAGAAATTCGACGTGACGTATTCTGTGAGCTGGAGTCAtaggaaatgacgtggaccaatgagaagagATGGCAATGGAATTTCTTGGAAacgttggctactccccctgccaccagccccggggctggtggtcggtgctctgtgggccccaccatgatgtatgtgtttcatccattccgttcatccaattttacagatcattttagtgtgtaataccaaaaatgagaggataaaaatctcaggtggatcacatcataggaaaacaatagtgattggatatccaccattaaaatcctcctaagggccactgtattgtttatttgacatccaatatgttgattacgtcatacagacccagatgaaaggaaaaaacaaagatcatcttgatccaaaacttttatggccccaaaaagtttttaatggtctacgttcattcaaccctgtttcctgtaatgtggtccacttgaattaatATATCCCTCGTTTTTGGTCTCAAtctgtaaaatgatctaaaaaaatatatggacggtatggatgaaacacatacatcatggtgggtcccacagagcaccaaccaccagccccggggctggtggcagggggaatagccaatccgtttccaatttcctttgccttcaacacagacgaccCCACGCTCTAAATGTTATAGGTTTCGTTTGGGAAGTTAGTTAAGTCGGTGTTACCGTTACCGTTACcgtgtggggtccatttgataaatgagttgtatatccacgccgtccattcgtttttttaattcattatagGAAGTGATCCCGAAAcgtaagtagatccaaatctcaggtggactacaccactgaaaacagtggtgaatgaccattaaaaacttttaatgggccacaaaaggtttAGGCCTATACTATCTTTGTATTTTCACTCCATCCACGTCCTGTTGATCTTATCAACGAactggatggctaataaacatttaggtgggccctacgaagtttttaagggtgggtgttcaatcaccactgtttctagtgTGTGTTCCAAATGAGGTTTTGATCTCTTTAATTTTGGGACCGCATTATAAAAATGActgaaaaaacggatagacggcttggatatatgAAAACTTATCAAAGTGGCCCCCACGGCAATGGTAACACCCAATCAACTCACGTCTCGCGAAAAGACGAGAAAAAACACGAGAGAAATCGAAAATCCAAATTGAAAAGACGAGTTTAGGGCAGCGAGTGACCTTTGATTCGGAGATGCAGCTCTTGAAGCTCTGCCATGAtcagaagatgagagagaaagagaggaagaaggaggagGGCCTTTCCGCAGTTGAGTGGAGTGTGAGACGCCGGTGGGATCTTTTAAAGAGGAGCCGGCAGCCTCTCAAGTGAATCATGTGCA
Coding sequences within:
- the LOC131232683 gene encoding probable purine permease 11 isoform X2, producing MAKLQQLHLQIKEVQEQESSKHATSITKQPHTRLQHWSWWLKVTLSITFILSGQTTGTLLGRFYYHEGGNSIWVATLVSAAAFPILLIPLLLYRFLNIPSTTTTTRRTTMATTTARPPPSFSTLAFVYISLGLLMAGDNVMYSYGLFYLPVSTYSLICTTQLAFNAVFSYLFNSQKFTPLIFNSIVILTFSASLLAIRSDSKGSKEVSAANHVIGFLCTVGASAGLALRLSLTQFSLEKVLKKERFDVVLEIQFYTSAVTSCVAVIGLFASGGWRRLEGEMVGFDKGRVVYVMTLVWAAVAWQVSNVGMVGLIFEVSSLFTNVIGAVGLPIVPVLAVVFFQDKMDGVKVVSLLMAVWGFLSYIYQHYLDDCESKKTTTADVSEVSDVATA
- the LOC131232683 gene encoding probable purine permease 11 isoform X1, whose translation is MAELQELHLRIKEVQEQESSKHATSITKQPHTRLQHWSWWLKVTLSITFILSGQTTGTLLGRFYYHEGGNSIWVATLVSAAAFPILLIPLLLYRFLNIPSTTTTTRRTTMATTTARPPPSFSTLAFVYISLGLLMAGDNVMYSYGLFYLPVSTYSLICTTQLAFNAVFSYLFNSQKFTPLIFNSIVILTFSASLLAIRSDSKGSKEVSAANHVIGFLCTVGASAGLALRLSLTQFSLEKVLKKERFDVVLEIQFYTSAVTSCVAVIGLFASGGWRRLEGEMVGFDKGRVVYVMTLVWAAVAWQVSNVGMVGLIFEVSSLFTNVIGAVGLPIVPVLAVVFFQDKMDGVKVVSLLMAVWGFLSYIYQHYLDDCESKKTTTADVSEVSDVATA